A window of the Desulforapulum autotrophicum HRM2 genome harbors these coding sequences:
- a CDS encoding RNA-binding domain-containing protein: MTLDLDTLREGWDFEAKLATGRDGTGELPKSLWETYSAMANTHGGLILLGVKERADGSFEVKGLSNVEKVERDLWNCLANREKVSCDLLTRDRVEHHEIEGKTLLLLRIPRADRRQRPVYINNNPLRGTYVRTHEGDRHATEESIRRMFSDASERPPDSEILKHFSLNDLELDSLAAFRNLFKSNLPGHPFMAGDDREMLRQLGGWAMDRSTGDEGLTLAGLLMFGRQRSILDHFPYFHLDYRHLPSTDISNAPRWLDRVTLDGLWAGNLFEFYRKVIPKLRDGLQIPFKMGPDLFRRDETPQHEALREATVNTLIHADYQGRGGIRIFRLPHGFEFHNPGRLRLPAEQVRSGGKSDCRNPSLQQMFQMIGAGEKAGSGFPKILQAWREQDWRAPALEENTEQEEVCLRLTTISLFPPEVTIEMERRFPQKMHLLDENGRLAIATAILEGSVTNDRLQELTDQHPRDLTFLLKTLVKKGFLTVKEKRRWSSYTLAPEGTHRGRSSLPHKDGSLPHKDGSLPHKDDSSQHKAAETSQGEDVLPPEAPAIDTDATLPDIVREIRNRQRSTPDKMEEAILILCENRYVMPQELADMLNRKMKTLKNHLSKLVSQGKLVLRFPDQPTHPAQAYQAAVTADKGENHGS; encoded by the coding sequence ATGACCCTTGACCTTGACACCCTCCGGGAAGGCTGGGACTTTGAAGCCAAGCTGGCAACGGGCAGGGATGGTACAGGAGAGTTACCTAAATCCCTGTGGGAAACCTACAGCGCTATGGCCAATACCCATGGCGGTCTAATCCTTCTGGGCGTAAAAGAAAGGGCGGATGGCAGTTTTGAAGTCAAGGGGTTGAGCAATGTGGAAAAGGTCGAGCGAGATCTGTGGAATTGCCTTGCCAACAGGGAAAAGGTCAGCTGCGATTTGTTGACTCGTGACCGGGTGGAACATCATGAAATAGAGGGAAAAACCCTTCTGCTGTTGCGGATTCCCCGGGCCGATCGTCGACAGCGGCCGGTTTATATCAATAACAATCCCCTTCGGGGGACCTATGTCCGCACCCATGAAGGGGACCGCCATGCCACGGAAGAGAGCATCCGGCGGATGTTTTCCGACGCTTCCGAACGTCCTCCGGACAGTGAAATCCTCAAGCATTTCAGCCTCAATGACCTGGAGCTGGACAGTCTTGCCGCCTTTAGGAATCTTTTTAAAAGCAATCTGCCGGGGCATCCATTCATGGCCGGAGATGACCGGGAGATGCTGCGGCAACTCGGGGGCTGGGCCATGGACCGCTCCACGGGCGATGAAGGGCTGACCCTGGCAGGGCTGCTTATGTTCGGCCGCCAGCGAAGTATCCTTGATCATTTTCCCTACTTTCATCTTGATTATCGCCATCTTCCTTCAACTGACATATCCAATGCCCCCCGGTGGCTGGACCGGGTAACCCTTGACGGGCTTTGGGCCGGTAATCTCTTTGAGTTTTACCGCAAAGTGATCCCCAAATTGCGGGACGGTCTTCAAATTCCGTTTAAGATGGGACCGGACCTGTTTCGCAGGGACGAAACGCCCCAGCATGAGGCCTTGCGCGAGGCCACTGTCAATACCCTGATCCATGCCGATTACCAGGGGCGGGGAGGCATCAGAATTTTTCGTCTGCCCCATGGGTTTGAATTTCATAATCCCGGGCGTCTGCGTCTGCCGGCTGAACAGGTTCGTTCCGGGGGTAAAAGCGACTGCCGCAATCCTTCGCTGCAGCAGATGTTCCAGATGATCGGTGCCGGTGAAAAGGCAGGGTCCGGTTTTCCAAAAATACTTCAGGCCTGGCGGGAGCAGGATTGGCGCGCCCCGGCTTTGGAGGAAAATACCGAACAGGAAGAGGTTTGCCTGCGTCTGACAACCATCAGTCTTTTTCCACCCGAGGTGACCATTGAGATGGAACGACGATTTCCCCAGAAAATGCATTTGCTCGATGAAAATGGACGCCTGGCCATAGCTACGGCCATTCTTGAAGGAAGCGTTACCAACGACCGGCTTCAGGAACTCACGGATCAGCATCCCCGGGACCTGACCTTCCTTCTTAAAACCCTTGTTAAAAAAGGATTTCTGACGGTAAAGGAGAAAAGACGCTGGAGTTCCTATACCTTGGCACCGGAGGGGACGCATAGGGGGCGCAGCAGCTTACCCCATAAGGACGGCAGCTTACCCCATAAGGACGGCAGCTTACCCCATAAGGACGATAGCTCCCAACATAAGGCGGCCGAGACCTCACAGGGAGAGGACGTTTTGCCGCCTGAAGCTCCTGCAATTGATACTGACGCCACATTACCTGATATTGTTCGGGAGATCAGGAACCGCCAACGCAGTACCCCGGACAAAATGGAGGAGGCGATTCTGATTTTGTGTGAAAACAGGTATGTGATGCCCCAGGAGCTTGCTGATATGTTGAACCGGAAGATGAAAACCTTGAAAAATCATCTTTCAAAGCTGGTCAGTCAGGGAAAGCTTGTGTTGCGGTTCCCCGACCAGCCCACCCACCCGGCCCAGGCCTATCAGGCAGCAGTAACGGCAGACAAAGGAGAAAACCATGGGAGCTGA
- a CDS encoding HsdM family class I SAM-dependent methyltransferase: MAKNKETEQNLEVDFQKMCKQYRDFPIPELIESDLDFVYAGNIHGKPAGKETPRILVIALKEGNWSYSDPSRLLELVYQLLEGLSAELWPVFAVLGDGKNQRCYELFTARGIDAIDEIPSIEVIHEYKRLKTDPTLKWSLKIYTKLMHDLDGFHEQVYQTVKDMVNDKNDIIEEVAKFLFLESFRVQHDEEITFPYKDEILDFRTVFDYRYVKEHGSVAVDQIKAAFEALKGHEDYVTTDDLGKNHPIFGGQTHFRLVQPRNYETLLEAIQNLGPVTDNHGRPIAGKDNGTLKDVSGDVLGRVFDVFLRANFESKGGLGVYLTPNPVKQAMLTMAFHDIVQDAETVGQLTTRDANNRPVFRFCDPTCGSYGFGSVALSHLKAALDDIPMADSARDALFNDMMEYSFVGADSAPRMVMLARVNMALQGANKAKIFYTDNSLTTPSLQPNSVDLICTNPPFGTPKFGKGKATQKQHYQKDMDLILDNFRSDLINVSTTKADKMECRPTTGGLALGSKPNNKGEWKPVKGGSIDPAVLFIDRCLQLLKPGGRLLIVLPDGVLCNSSDRYVREYMMGTKDADGQFVGGKAIIKAVVSLPADTFKLSGTGAKTSVLYLQKRKASPDHPEQFLPEPQTDVFMAVAETLGYVVKNNIEDYDSGVPNDLDKIVGAYRRAE; encoded by the coding sequence ATGGCAAAAAATAAAGAGACCGAGCAAAATCTTGAAGTAGACTTCCAGAAAATGTGTAAACAATATCGTGATTTTCCCATCCCTGAATTGATCGAGAGCGATCTTGATTTTGTATATGCCGGGAATATCCACGGTAAACCTGCCGGTAAAGAGACCCCGCGCATTCTGGTGATTGCCCTTAAAGAGGGCAACTGGAGTTATTCAGACCCTTCCAGACTGCTGGAGCTCGTGTATCAACTGCTTGAAGGCCTTTCTGCCGAACTATGGCCTGTGTTTGCAGTCCTTGGAGACGGCAAGAATCAACGCTGCTATGAGCTCTTTACCGCCCGTGGCATTGACGCCATTGATGAAATCCCTTCCATTGAAGTTATCCATGAGTATAAACGGCTCAAGACCGATCCCACCCTGAAATGGTCATTAAAGATTTACACCAAGCTCATGCATGACCTGGACGGGTTCCATGAGCAGGTCTACCAGACTGTGAAAGATATGGTGAACGATAAGAACGATATTATCGAAGAGGTGGCCAAATTTTTGTTTCTGGAATCCTTTCGGGTCCAGCACGACGAAGAGATTACCTTTCCATATAAAGATGAGATCCTTGATTTCAGGACCGTGTTTGATTATCGATATGTGAAAGAACACGGCAGTGTTGCGGTGGACCAGATCAAGGCAGCCTTTGAAGCCTTGAAGGGCCATGAAGATTATGTGACAACCGATGATCTTGGAAAAAACCATCCCATTTTTGGTGGCCAAACCCATTTTCGTCTGGTTCAGCCCCGCAATTACGAAACGTTGTTGGAAGCCATCCAGAACCTGGGACCGGTTACCGACAACCATGGTAGGCCCATCGCGGGTAAGGATAACGGCACCCTGAAAGATGTGTCAGGGGATGTGCTGGGTCGTGTGTTCGATGTTTTTCTAAGGGCCAACTTTGAATCCAAAGGGGGGCTGGGGGTTTACCTTACCCCGAATCCGGTGAAACAGGCCATGCTCACCATGGCGTTCCACGATATTGTCCAGGATGCTGAAACAGTCGGGCAACTCACCACACGGGATGCGAACAACCGCCCGGTGTTTCGTTTCTGCGACCCCACCTGCGGTTCCTACGGGTTTGGTTCCGTGGCCTTAAGCCACCTGAAAGCGGCCCTTGACGATATTCCCATGGCTGATTCAGCAAGGGATGCCCTGTTTAATGACATGATGGAATACAGCTTTGTGGGCGCGGATTCAGCCCCCCGCATGGTGATGCTGGCAAGGGTGAATATGGCATTGCAGGGGGCCAATAAAGCCAAAATATTTTACACGGACAATTCCTTGACCACACCATCCCTTCAACCCAACAGTGTTGATCTCATCTGCACCAATCCCCCGTTTGGTACTCCCAAGTTCGGTAAGGGCAAAGCAACACAGAAGCAACATTACCAGAAAGATATGGATCTTATTCTGGACAATTTCAGGTCTGATCTGATCAATGTTTCCACCACTAAAGCGGATAAGATGGAGTGCCGACCCACCACCGGCGGTTTGGCCCTGGGTAGCAAACCCAACAACAAAGGCGAATGGAAACCGGTCAAAGGCGGTTCCATTGATCCGGCCGTGCTCTTTATAGACCGTTGTCTTCAGCTCCTCAAACCCGGTGGCCGACTGCTGATTGTGCTGCCCGACGGGGTGCTGTGCAACTCTTCGGACCGCTATGTCCGTGAGTATATGATGGGCACCAAGGATGCCGACGGCCAGTTTGTCGGGGGCAAGGCCATTATAAAGGCCGTGGTCAGCCTTCCTGCAGATACCTTCAAGTTATCGGGCACGGGTGCCAAAACCTCGGTGCTCTATCTTCAGAAGCGTAAGGCAAGCCCGGATCATCCGGAACAATTCCTGCCCGAACCCCAGACCGACGTGTTTATGGCCGTGGCCGAAACCCTGGGGTATGTGGTAAAGAATAATATCGAAGATTATGATTCTGGGGTGCCCAATGATCTGGATAAGATTGTTGGGGCGTATAGAAGGGCTGAATGA
- a CDS encoding restriction endonuclease subunit S domain-containing protein has translation MNSNPSIVNVASSFVEERVDACYYKSMHLENYARVISFGSSPLGRIADVTKLSGFEFTKYFTENDNFSREVPCVMSQNVQENNLDLTNTIFISRNTHFALKRSSLSHGEIVLSYTGQYRRAAVVPANKGLLHLGPNVCKITIHKDDPFFITSFLNSYYGQSILDREKTISAQPTVNMARIRTVPVITIEDFSQKYIGNKVRQAETLRAWERKCKNKAENLVTGELKWDNNIQNTSTFNRISSEELQIRLDLKFNSPQRIALLRHFRKHDVIREELSKLVSISAMIGWKGLTTEYYQKTGPWLLRGIEFNDGVIETDKLVCIAEHKYLEQPQIHVREGDIAFSKDGTIGKAVVIPALTNRMAVGSTVARLRILDNVEINPYYLQFILNHKSVQIQVKSFATGVAQPHITQEWIAQLIIPRLLKEEKVADLCLSQSISKKISSSLILSAKLLVEALIENKLTEQEIINAQQALERGDNTLDRQILSRLTLKGIDDKAGAPLFPDLDQLYELLEKAEEPLEEKP, from the coding sequence ATGAATTCAAATCCGAGCATTGTTAACGTAGCGTCTTCTTTTGTTGAAGAAAGAGTTGATGCTTGTTACTACAAATCAATGCATTTAGAAAATTATGCTCGTGTAATTAGCTTTGGATCAAGTCCTTTAGGTCGTATTGCCGATGTGACAAAACTTTCTGGATTTGAATTTACAAAATATTTTACAGAGAATGATAATTTTTCAAGGGAAGTTCCTTGTGTAATGAGTCAAAATGTTCAAGAAAATAATCTTGATTTAACCAACACAATTTTTATCTCACGAAATACACATTTTGCCTTAAAAAGGTCGAGTCTTTCGCATGGAGAAATTGTTTTGTCATATACTGGACAGTATCGGAGAGCAGCTGTTGTTCCGGCAAACAAAGGCTTACTACATTTAGGGCCTAATGTTTGTAAGATAACAATTCATAAAGATGATCCTTTTTTTATAACGTCTTTTTTGAATTCATATTATGGTCAATCAATTCTTGATAGAGAAAAGACTATTTCAGCACAACCAACTGTCAATATGGCACGAATTAGAACAGTACCTGTAATTACCATAGAAGATTTTTCTCAAAAATACATCGGTAACAAAGTCCGTCAGGCCGAAACGTTAAGAGCGTGGGAAAGAAAATGTAAAAATAAAGCGGAAAATCTGGTTACAGGTGAGTTAAAATGGGACAATAATATTCAAAACACTTCAACTTTTAATAGAATTTCTTCAGAAGAACTTCAAATCAGACTTGACCTGAAATTTAATTCACCACAAAGGATTGCCTTATTAAGACATTTCAGAAAACATGATGTGATAAGAGAAGAACTTTCTAAGTTAGTCTCTATTTCTGCAATGATTGGTTGGAAAGGTCTTACGACAGAATATTATCAAAAAACGGGACCATGGCTTCTCCGAGGTATTGAATTTAACGATGGGGTTATTGAAACAGATAAACTTGTATGTATTGCAGAACATAAATATCTGGAGCAACCACAAATTCATGTGCGAGAAGGCGACATAGCATTTTCAAAAGATGGGACAATTGGCAAAGCGGTTGTAATACCGGCCTTAACTAATCGCATGGCTGTGGGATCAACAGTCGCAAGATTGAGGATATTAGACAATGTGGAGATAAATCCATATTATCTTCAATTTATATTAAATCATAAGTCTGTTCAAATTCAGGTAAAGAGCTTTGCTACAGGTGTTGCTCAGCCACATATTACACAAGAATGGATTGCTCAATTAATAATTCCAAGATTGCTTAAAGAAGAAAAAGTTGCTGATTTATGCTTGTCTCAGAGTATCTCAAAAAAGATTTCAAGTTCATTAATTCTGTCAGCTAAGCTGCTTGTAGAAGCCCTTATCGAAAACAAACTAACCGAACAGGAAATCATCAACGCCCAGCAGGCTTTAGAACGAGGGGACAACACCCTTGATCGTCAAATCCTAAGCCGATTAACACTAAAGGGGATTGACGATAAAGCGGGTGCTCCCCTGTTCCCTGATCTGGATCAACTCTATGAACTCCTGGAAAAGGCGGAAGAACCCTTGGAGGAAAAACCATGA
- a CDS encoding ATP-binding protein, translated as MKNSFSVRRGEFVRIMHKERIDEQSVAVLGRVTGIHRSNMLYNAGFGEGVTELELMPGANVTGENIFAQLELVGYRDPVSRQIKIPRRPLDPGARVETVDYQFLCDFYEFNEHVSLHLGNLVGYERGENTVPVFLDVNKMVTEHLAVLAMTGSGKSYTVGRIIERLVALNNGSVVVFDPHGEYGKALAKGKLHFSDEIEQVEDLRDQKTLPQIKNMIERLQEVGAGIQVYTPQHESFRHKYAGKNHCLALQFDRFEMDDVAEILPGLTEPQQRVLDVAIRYWRHADRQEPRDINRLRYFLGDGLEEIKGWDDLSDAEAKALNGRSAAVASMKLSRVLNEAQSFYSATMAEPTDIYQMVGRPGNKKGRLAVVDLQGLSDTAKQVVCGLLSSEILRAASSKTDPLRPCFLIYEEGHSFAPAGGKAVSHRIIKKIAGEGRKFGVGFGIVSQRPSKLDADVTSQCNTLITMRLKNPDDQRFIAKASDMVSKADLDELPNLSTGEALVCGRSIPAPLLVKVGVKALVHGGESPDVLKVWDCFNE; from the coding sequence ATGAAAAATTCGTTCTCCGTCCGAAGGGGTGAATTTGTAAGGATTATGCACAAGGAGCGGATTGATGAACAGAGCGTTGCCGTGCTTGGACGTGTAACAGGGATTCACCGCTCCAACATGCTTTACAATGCGGGTTTTGGAGAGGGTGTGACAGAGTTGGAACTTATGCCCGGTGCCAACGTCACGGGTGAAAACATCTTTGCACAGCTTGAGCTGGTGGGGTATCGGGATCCTGTGTCCAGACAGATCAAAATACCCCGCAGGCCCCTTGATCCGGGTGCCCGGGTTGAAACGGTGGATTATCAATTTTTATGCGATTTCTATGAATTTAATGAACACGTAAGCTTGCACCTTGGCAATCTGGTGGGGTATGAGCGTGGTGAAAATACCGTGCCTGTGTTTCTTGATGTAAATAAGATGGTCACCGAACACCTGGCCGTATTGGCCATGACCGGTTCTGGAAAATCCTATACCGTTGGCCGGATTATTGAGCGCCTGGTGGCGCTGAATAACGGGTCGGTTGTAGTTTTCGATCCCCATGGGGAATACGGAAAGGCCCTGGCCAAGGGAAAGCTTCATTTTTCCGACGAGATAGAACAGGTGGAAGATCTGCGTGATCAAAAGACATTGCCCCAGATCAAAAACATGATTGAACGATTGCAGGAGGTCGGTGCGGGGATTCAGGTTTACACGCCCCAACACGAGTCCTTCCGACACAAATATGCCGGTAAAAATCATTGTCTGGCCCTCCAGTTTGATCGTTTTGAAATGGATGATGTGGCTGAAATTTTACCGGGCTTGACAGAACCCCAGCAACGGGTCTTGGATGTTGCGATTCGTTACTGGCGCCATGCAGACAGGCAGGAACCCAGGGACATTAACCGGTTGCGTTATTTCCTGGGGGATGGTCTTGAGGAAATTAAAGGGTGGGATGATCTTTCAGATGCCGAGGCCAAAGCATTGAATGGCCGCAGTGCGGCTGTTGCTTCCATGAAATTAAGCCGGGTTTTGAACGAGGCCCAGAGTTTTTATTCTGCTACCATGGCCGAACCCACCGATATTTACCAGATGGTTGGTCGACCGGGTAATAAAAAAGGGCGATTGGCGGTGGTTGATCTTCAAGGGCTCAGTGACACCGCAAAACAGGTGGTGTGCGGGCTTTTATCCAGTGAAATACTGCGTGCAGCATCCAGTAAAACAGATCCCTTACGACCCTGCTTTCTGATTTATGAGGAAGGGCATAGCTTTGCACCTGCCGGAGGAAAGGCGGTCAGTCATCGGATCATTAAAAAAATTGCCGGGGAGGGGCGCAAATTTGGTGTTGGATTTGGTATCGTCAGCCAGCGTCCTTCAAAGCTTGATGCCGATGTAACCTCCCAATGCAATACTTTGATCACCATGCGTTTAAAGAATCCGGATGACCAGCGGTTCATAGCCAAAGCTTCTGATATGGTCAGTAAGGCGGATCTGGATGAACTGCCGAATCTGTCAACGGGGGAGGCCCTTGTTTGTGGTCGTTCCATACCGGCACCGTTATTGGTTAAAGTGGGGGTTAAAGCCCTGGTGCATGGTGGTGAATCACCTGATGTACTGAAGGTGTGGGATTGCTTTAATGAATAA
- a CDS encoding protein kinase domain-containing protein, with protein sequence MNIHSAHYLPGTNKKLGDRYLLLECLGDGSHGWVWRAERLADGATVAVKIPKQLVKEDRLLVEGKELIGTTPHENLIQIFDMGRVPPEKEWFAIEMEYFPSESLAQKLEHRARNFSGTYERLLNIFSQVLNAVGHLASLSPPVSHGDIKPHNILIGQGDLIKLTDFGSSALPEEIYVRTRENGGTVLYAAPEFADCISRKGKFEELLRGDIYSLGVLLYQLMTSRLPHNTQNQVRTYAPFPKPKEVNSGLCRALEDVILKALAKKPEDRFNSIDDFKVAFNRAKFAQLEYSPALQFQSLPQSEVDWATDIIKQLGNGEYEKAVKAARQAYLNTPEVAALLQLLDALYQAERFYDLQQELTNTPDVLNLDGDDGKTIRLIALKTMLKLHQVDDIQPLLEKAFELDGNGFELNLIYASTLGMQAQYEKAKGVLEGMNKQNPGQIQILNRLVQVCEQLRDYEGASGYLRAALRFVKNDAKLNDKRVRYEALGLW encoded by the coding sequence ATGAATATACATTCGGCACATTACCTGCCAGGCACCAACAAAAAACTGGGGGATCGCTATTTGTTACTGGAGTGCCTTGGGGATGGCAGTCACGGCTGGGTATGGCGTGCTGAACGTCTGGCCGACGGAGCAACCGTTGCGGTTAAAATTCCCAAACAACTCGTAAAAGAAGATCGGTTGCTGGTTGAAGGTAAGGAGTTGATTGGTACAACACCCCATGAAAATCTCATTCAGATTTTCGATATGGGAAGAGTGCCACCTGAAAAAGAGTGGTTTGCCATAGAGATGGAGTATTTTCCCAGTGAAAGTCTTGCCCAGAAACTGGAACATCGGGCTCGAAATTTCAGCGGCACCTATGAACGATTGCTGAACATTTTCAGCCAGGTTTTAAATGCCGTGGGCCATCTTGCTTCGTTATCTCCACCCGTTTCCCATGGGGATATTAAACCGCACAATATCCTGATCGGCCAGGGCGATCTGATCAAATTGACGGATTTTGGCAGCTCAGCATTGCCCGAAGAGATTTATGTTCGTACCCGGGAAAACGGTGGAACCGTGCTGTATGCGGCACCTGAATTTGCTGATTGCATAAGCCGGAAAGGTAAATTTGAAGAATTGCTAAGGGGGGATATTTATAGTCTGGGGGTGCTGTTGTATCAGCTGATGACGTCACGATTGCCCCATAATACCCAAAATCAGGTCAGGACATATGCACCCTTTCCAAAACCAAAGGAGGTCAATTCAGGTCTCTGTCGGGCATTGGAAGATGTCATTCTCAAAGCGTTGGCAAAGAAGCCGGAAGATCGTTTCAACTCCATTGATGATTTTAAGGTGGCGTTTAATAGAGCCAAGTTTGCTCAGCTTGAATATTCACCAGCGCTGCAGTTTCAGTCTCTACCCCAGTCAGAAGTGGACTGGGCCACCGACATTATAAAGCAGTTGGGTAACGGGGAGTATGAAAAGGCTGTAAAGGCAGCCCGGCAGGCTTATCTGAATACCCCTGAAGTAGCGGCACTCCTGCAATTGCTGGATGCATTATATCAGGCGGAAAGGTTTTATGATTTACAGCAAGAGCTTACCAATACTCCAGATGTGTTAAACCTTGACGGCGATGATGGTAAAACGATTCGTCTCATTGCACTTAAAACCATGCTGAAACTGCACCAAGTAGATGATATACAGCCCTTGCTGGAGAAAGCTTTCGAACTTGATGGCAATGGTTTTGAATTGAATTTGATTTATGCATCAACTCTGGGAATGCAGGCCCAATATGAAAAAGCCAAGGGTGTTTTGGAGGGCATGAATAAACAGAATCCAGGTCAGATTCAGATTCTTAACAGGCTCGTTCAGGTGTGTGAGCAGCTTCGCGATTATGAAGGTGCGTCCGGTTATCTTCGGGCGGCACTGAGGTTTGTGAAAAATGATGCAAAGCTGAATGATAAAAGGGTTAGGTATGAGGCCTTGGGGCTTTGGTAA